Proteins encoded together in one Luteimonas fraxinea window:
- a CDS encoding H-NS family nucleoid-associated regulatory protein, with product MAVLLTDLTADQLTSLIDQATERRKLLKKRKPIAVVRRKLEAAAAESGYSVAELFGAGARPASSPPKKSGSQAGAKVAAKYRNPAAPDQTWSGRGLKPIWLRDAMAQCGAKLEDFLI from the coding sequence ATGGCAGTTCTATTGACAGATCTCACCGCAGATCAGCTCACCTCGCTCATCGATCAGGCCACTGAGCGGCGTAAGCTTCTGAAGAAGCGGAAGCCGATCGCTGTAGTCCGTCGCAAGCTTGAGGCTGCTGCTGCGGAAAGCGGATACAGCGTAGCCGAGCTGTTTGGCGCCGGTGCGCGGCCTGCATCGTCACCGCCAAAGAAGAGCGGTTCGCAGGCTGGGGCGAAGGTGGCTGCCAAGTATCGAAACCCTGCCGCGCCCGATCAGACTTGGTCAGGCCGTGGTCTGAAACCTATCTGGCTACGGGACGCGATGGCGCAATGCGGTGCAAAGCTCGAAGACTTCTTGATCTGA
- a CDS encoding DUF3606 domain-containing protein, producing the protein MADDLTKRGPPDGIRINVNEAWELRDWSKHFGVTPDALKAAVKAVGVMSKDVKRHLGK; encoded by the coding sequence ATGGCAGATGATCTGACCAAGCGTGGGCCGCCCGATGGCATCCGTATCAACGTCAACGAGGCTTGGGAGCTTCGGGACTGGTCCAAGCATTTCGGAGTTACGCCAGACGCCTTGAAGGCTGCCGTCAAAGCGGTCGGTGTGATGTCGAAGGATGTGAAACGGCACTTGGGCAAGTAA
- a CDS encoding H-NS family nucleoid-associated regulatory protein codes for MLVASEGYTVDEVLGRQSPVVAASARPKRRKLGKAAVKYRDPENRRNSWTGRGSMPRWLAAKVKRGISAADFLIPGLARPTEKKGLRLGQKTVFKPVAESG; via the coding sequence ATGCTTGTGGCATCTGAAGGCTATACAGTCGATGAGGTTCTTGGGCGACAGTCGCCAGTGGTTGCCGCGAGCGCGCGTCCGAAGCGGCGCAAGCTTGGCAAGGCGGCAGTGAAGTATCGAGACCCGGAGAACCGGCGCAACTCGTGGACCGGACGGGGATCGATGCCGCGTTGGCTGGCCGCGAAGGTGAAGCGTGGCATCAGTGCTGCTGATTTTCTGATCCCTGGACTCGCTCGGCCGACCGAAAAAAAGGGACTTCGGCTCGGACAAAAGACGGTGTTCAAGCCGGTCGCTGAAAGCGGTTGA
- a CDS encoding helix-turn-helix transcriptional regulator, translating to MKADGCQKNETTTHSPAPISQATRPICDYRKCFARMESAESDAVSSRCRRMPAALPTPTVVGKRLRMARLARELTQAQLGERLGLDDPNTAAPRISRYERGMHEPDLITLEKLAEALELPVAYFYTSSDLLAEVILVISRLPRKRQAEALAMLKAFADKL from the coding sequence ATGAAGGCAGACGGCTGCCAGAAGAACGAGACAACGACACATAGCCCTGCTCCTATCTCTCAAGCCACCCGGCCTATTTGCGATTATCGCAAATGCTTTGCTAGGATGGAATCGGCAGAATCGGATGCAGTTAGCTCACGTTGCCGCCGGATGCCTGCCGCACTACCTACACCGACCGTGGTTGGAAAGCGCTTGCGGATGGCCCGACTTGCTCGGGAACTTACGCAGGCGCAGCTAGGCGAGCGCTTGGGCCTGGATGACCCCAACACGGCCGCGCCGCGGATCTCACGCTACGAGCGAGGCATGCACGAGCCTGACTTGATCACTTTGGAGAAGCTTGCCGAAGCACTTGAGCTTCCGGTCGCCTACTTCTACACATCTTCGGATCTGTTGGCCGAGGTGATCCTGGTGATCTCCAGGCTTCCGCGTAAGCGCCAAGCGGAAGCGCTGGCAATGCTCAAGGCTTTTGCTGACAAGCTCTAA
- a CDS encoding pre-toxin TG domain-containing protein, with protein sequence MAGDIRPYEAALVRAKARLTQLLASGHASAPTIAVVRRSIELMIEGLKSPPQVLAFDKMPADARGFRGPDRWQVACEGLADQEINPQFLDPAARAAKFSEYLNLSQQLPKDAQVRAYGFLDKKNGKSYMVYGEQADVVPTMRMIGSELLAWFHTQPNSKLMATMSAKAGLATMLSERPDLVVLIRLAQTGPLDGEVRAVPIDRPAAVEVAELAIGLVPYVGNMVAAYEVYEGRDLFGYALTDVERGILGATVLLPAAGRLVKGGRALYTEARLVKLYGRDAAAWSKVVQASGRAESATGGKALVEVEKAGIELRAQRRIAGQVAKDAAPAIPALVRGATNAAPVADARVIKLLGELQTVSREMGSLDAPALLRILEKGPNVDHLKGQLLEELIESKIVPWLRTRVGEFALGLKVPAGKKLEFIPGHLIRDANGRQITDGMMAYRSGGELYIAAVFEAKAGKSAARELSVAKGSWSKMSEDAKGELLANARDIWRTRAARAKRQGQPFTQTIDDITEEYKLAELGGQVRRDIERLSAAGGKNTLQVGSETLVVNMRPQQTKFFGITPSNVATNTIEAQLKAEKVSYEMLAVDMKDTELKSLAEKMKALALDLSKTP encoded by the coding sequence ATGGCTGGCGATATCCGTCCTTATGAGGCTGCCTTGGTTCGCGCCAAGGCTCGCCTGACACAACTGCTTGCGAGCGGGCACGCTAGCGCCCCAACCATTGCCGTCGTCCGGCGATCCATTGAGCTCATGATCGAGGGGCTGAAGAGCCCGCCGCAGGTATTAGCGTTCGACAAGATGCCCGCAGACGCCAGAGGGTTTCGCGGTCCGGATCGTTGGCAGGTCGCTTGCGAGGGGCTGGCAGACCAGGAGATCAATCCGCAGTTCCTTGACCCTGCCGCACGGGCAGCCAAATTCTCCGAATACCTAAATTTGTCCCAGCAGCTGCCCAAGGACGCGCAGGTGCGCGCCTACGGGTTCCTCGATAAAAAGAACGGCAAGAGCTACATGGTCTATGGCGAGCAGGCCGATGTCGTGCCGACCATGCGCATGATCGGCTCTGAGCTGTTGGCTTGGTTTCATACCCAACCCAATTCCAAGCTCATGGCCACGATGAGCGCCAAGGCGGGTCTGGCGACCATGCTTAGTGAGCGGCCCGATCTCGTTGTTCTGATCCGTCTGGCACAAACAGGGCCGTTGGACGGGGAAGTCAGGGCTGTGCCTATCGACCGGCCAGCGGCAGTCGAAGTCGCAGAACTTGCAATTGGCTTGGTGCCGTATGTCGGCAACATGGTGGCGGCTTACGAGGTCTACGAAGGCCGCGACCTGTTTGGCTATGCGCTGACCGATGTCGAGCGCGGGATCCTGGGGGCCACCGTGCTCCTTCCCGCCGCCGGGAGGCTGGTCAAGGGCGGGCGAGCGCTCTACACCGAAGCGCGCCTGGTCAAGCTGTATGGGCGTGATGCGGCCGCGTGGTCCAAAGTGGTCCAAGCAAGCGGTCGAGCTGAAAGCGCCACGGGCGGGAAGGCCTTGGTCGAGGTAGAAAAAGCCGGCATTGAGCTGCGCGCGCAAAGGCGCATCGCTGGCCAAGTCGCCAAGGACGCAGCGCCGGCGATCCCCGCTCTGGTTCGCGGCGCGACCAATGCGGCGCCGGTCGCTGATGCACGCGTGATCAAGCTCCTTGGCGAGCTGCAAACTGTTAGCAGGGAGATGGGCTCATTGGATGCACCCGCTCTTCTGCGCATTCTGGAAAAAGGCCCCAATGTCGATCACTTGAAGGGGCAGCTTCTGGAGGAATTGATCGAAAGCAAGATCGTTCCGTGGCTTCGCACACGCGTAGGAGAATTTGCACTCGGACTGAAAGTGCCAGCGGGAAAGAAGTTGGAGTTCATTCCAGGGCACCTGATCCGCGACGCCAATGGCAGGCAGATTACGGATGGGATGATGGCGTATCGCAGCGGTGGTGAGCTCTATATCGCTGCCGTCTTCGAAGCCAAGGCCGGCAAGAGCGCAGCGCGCGAGCTGAGCGTTGCCAAAGGCTCTTGGTCGAAGATGTCCGAAGACGCCAAGGGAGAGTTGCTGGCCAATGCTCGCGACATCTGGCGCACGCGTGCGGCGCGCGCTAAGCGCCAAGGTCAACCGTTCACACAAACCATTGATGACATCACCGAGGAATACAAGCTTGCCGAACTCGGCGGTCAGGTGCGACGGGATATCGAGCGCCTTTCTGCCGCGGGCGGCAAGAACACGCTGCAAGTGGGATCTGAGACCCTGGTGGTCAACATGAGGCCGCAGCAGACCAAGTTCTTCGGCATCACCCCGAGCAATGTAGCTACCAACACGATCGAAGCGCAGTTGAAAGCCGAGAAGGTGAGCTACGAAATGCTTGCGGTGGACATGAAGGACACAGAACTCAAGTCCTTGGCTGAGAAGATGAAGGCATTGGCGTTGGATCTGTCCAAGACCCCCTGA